AGCATCGTGTGACAATGCGGGTGCCTCGTCGCAAGTAAGCGCAATCCTCGTCGCAAGGCTCCCGCCTTGCGACGCACTGCAATGCAGACTCCGCCTGCCATCTCCAGCAAGCTATTTAATCCCAACGATATAGCAGATCCAGCTCGGATCACTATCGGCGGCCCCACAGCGATACCATCCGCCGTCAAGCTCGGGATCCTCTTCGTTTTCGCGTTCCCAATACACTTGGCTCTCCCGAAAACCTGCTTCGTGAAGCATCTCGCGAACTTCGGGGATGGTCCAAAAACGCCAGTGATATTCAAAGGCGCGTTTCAGCTTGCTGCCGTCGGGAAATTTGAAAGAGATCGAGAACGAAGCGTCGGCGGTGATCGGGTTGAATGATTCTTGCGTCCAGTGATAGGCAAAGCCATTCTTGCCTTTCTTGATCGTTCGTTTATCCGTGTGCTGCTCCGCGTAGCACTCGCCGCCCCCCATCATGTCCATCACCATGATGCCGCGTTCGTCCAAGTGCGACAGCGCGGTTTTGAAGTATTCAACCACTTCGGCGCGAGTCTTAAAGATCCAGAAGGAAAAGTTCTGGGCCGCCAAGACATCGACCGGTTCGGTATTTCCGTCGCGAACGTCTTGTTCGAGCAACCGGACACGCTCTTGCTGCTCGGGTTTCAGCCGTGCCAGATTATGGTCTCGGCCCCACTGAAGCGTTTCACTGCACAGGTCGACGCCGACCGCCGTACGTCGTTTACTGGACTTGGCCCATTCGCAGCAGACCGCAAAAGTGCCGCAAAAATCTTCCCGCAGGGTCAATGGCTTGCGGTTATAGGCTTCACGATAAGCTTGCTCGAAGAATTCGACTTCGTGATCCGGAGTTTGAACCGATTTCTGATACAGGTCAAACTTGTCGGCTTGTTCGGCGGCCGTCGGTTTCTGCGGTTTGCTTTGTCGTTTTCCCACGGCTATCGGTCACCAATGATGTTGCAGATACAAAGAAGCGTTGTCGTGTGGTGAAGCCGGGCTAGTGGACGATTAGCCAATCCAAAAACAAAGCCGGCTCAAATTGAACCGGCTTATTCTATTCATGGAAGTCAAAATTTCACGGTCACAATGCGGATCTGCCGAACGGATAAATCACAAATCGCTTTCGCCCCGGATCGGTGGTTTCACCGATGATTTGCAATAGGCCGAACCGGCTATCCGAACACGGACCTAGCGACGTGCCATACGACGTGCGATCGCTTCGGTCGGAAGCGGCATGATTTCCGCAGGACCACTGGGATTGAACAGTGCGTCGTCGCGAGTCTGCTCGTCTTCAGGCTGCTCATAGGTGACTAGATAAGCACCGATGATGTCGCCGGACTTTTCATAAACCGGTGGCCAAAATTCTTCGCCACGAATGGCGAGTGTCTTTGCCAACAACCGAGTCGCCCGGCCCGAGAATCCACTAAGGACCATGTCCAATCGCCCCAGAGCTTCACGATAAATGTAGAACACCATTGCGGTGTCCTTGTTTTTACCGCCGGCAAATTCCCAAGTTCCATCGTCTTTTTCGTAATAGAACCCTGGCTCGGGTGCGTCTTCGTTCTTGCTAAGCCGTGTCCCCGCCGAAGCGCTATCGGGTTTGGGGTCGGTATCGCGATAACGCAGGAAGAACGGGCAGGACCGAGCTTGAACATCGTCAACATCGTCTTCGGTGACGAATGGCGTGAAGCCAAAGACGTCCGAGAACAGAAGCTCGACAACAGGGTTACTTTTGATACTGCCGACGCAGATCAAACCGCGGTCACCGGTCGCGTCGACGAAGCCGTCAAAAACTTCTTCGGCTCGGCGGCGAACATCCTGAGGCTCAACTTGGCCAGGGCTCCAGACCAGAGTCTGCTGGAAGCGGTCCGGCATCGGAACTTCGCGTTTCTCTTCGCCCGGCTCGGTTTCTTTGTGCTTAGCAACGCCACCCAAGGTGGAAACGCCGCTCAAAACTTCGCCCACCAGGACCGAGTCACTGGCGACAACGGAAGCACCTT
This is a stretch of genomic DNA from Stieleria sp. JC731. It encodes these proteins:
- a CDS encoding helix-turn-helix domain-containing protein; protein product: MRYAFRLAELLGHTPDRRKRPGTIKSIVEHTGLDRHQVASLLKNEAKYIPLDALSRLCDYLIDQGHATAEQLPGALFAVNPENFWELIARRSEIEIIVGVRATDANATPEGASVVASDSVLVGEVLSGVSTLGGVAKHKETEPGEEKREVPMPDRFQQTLVWSPGQVEPQDVRRRAEEVFDGFVDATGDRGLICVGSIKSNPVVELLFSDVFGFTPFVTEDDVDDVQARSCPFFLRYRDTDPKPDSASAGTRLSKNEDAPEPGFYYEKDDGTWEFAGGKNKDTAMVFYIYREALGRLDMVLSGFSGRATRLLAKTLAIRGEEFWPPVYEKSGDIIGAYLVTYEQPEDEQTRDDALFNPSGPAEIMPLPTEAIARRMARR